From Halotia branconii CENA392, the proteins below share one genomic window:
- the purS gene encoding phosphoribosylformylglycinamidine synthase subunit PurS: protein MQSKYLAKIFVTLRPSVLDPAGVAVQSGLQQMGYDNVEQVRIGKYIELLITSTEEKKARQDLDNICNQMLANPVIENYRFELIEVETQTGVF, encoded by the coding sequence GTGCAAAGCAAGTATCTAGCCAAAATTTTCGTGACCCTTCGTCCTTCAGTCTTAGACCCTGCTGGTGTGGCTGTACAATCTGGTCTTCAGCAAATGGGATACGATAACGTTGAACAAGTGCGGATTGGTAAGTATATTGAACTGCTCATCACGTCGACTGAAGAGAAAAAAGCCCGTCAAGACCTTGATAATATCTGTAACCAAATGTTAGCCAATCCGGTAATTGAAAATTACCGTTTTGAGCTGATAGAGGTTGAAACACAGACGGGAGTTTTTTAG
- a CDS encoding Fur family transcriptional regulator: MRAIRTRSRSQERILNLLKTIKQGISAQDIYVELRSRNESMGLATVYRSLEALKLEGMVQVRTLANGEALYSLAQQDKHHLTCLQCGVSIPINQCPVHDLEDQLESNHQFKVFYHTLEFFGLCNKCQVNQAAGVEDD, translated from the coding sequence ATGAGAGCCATACGCACCCGCAGTCGCAGTCAAGAGCGTATTTTGAACTTGCTCAAAACTATTAAACAAGGCATTTCTGCCCAGGATATTTACGTAGAGTTACGTAGTCGCAACGAAAGTATGGGTTTAGCTACCGTTTACCGTTCTTTAGAAGCTTTAAAACTGGAAGGCATGGTTCAAGTGCGGACTCTAGCTAACGGCGAAGCTCTCTATAGCCTAGCGCAGCAAGATAAACACCACTTAACTTGTCTGCAATGTGGTGTTTCCATTCCTATTAATCAATGTCCTGTTCATGACTTAGAAGACCAGCTAGAATCCAATCATCAATTTAAAGTTTTCTACCACACTCTAGAATTTTTTGGTTTATGCAACAAATGTCAAGTAAATCAGGCTGCTGGTGTAGAAGATGATTAA
- a CDS encoding DEAD/DEAH box helicase family protein, translating to MYEPTDYKLINLDQLRNQSANYHSKIPFQHQIEAFEALSKTFKFGSEKPGSGILVLPTGAGKTFTAVRWLSDHVIPKNIKILWLAPSFYLLDQAFDTFEKGAKDIPEPKKTLNIRCVSSNPSHAKASSIQLTDDIVIMTIQTAINNLHTDALDRFGNKFETAFKKFIDYCRETGLFVVVDEAHHSPAYGCRNLLIGEKDSALGLRGLFPQLNLLGLTATPTYNDKARRGWLWKIFENEIIYEAKKESLILQGILAKSNYIEVSTGKEWEIDDGLYERLVKQHKDLPESIIEKLATDKPRNNFIADAYVSNKDSYGKTIIFADRWFQCIYIKEKLLEKGVRVDAIYSHIDADPGSADARNKRTQSDNQRILDEFKNNKLDVLINVRMLTEGADIPNVKTVFITRQTTSSILMTQMIGRALRGEKVGGSAEANIVLFFDDWKRLVDWANPKDSDTIDKEKVSVKGYYPLEYISIRLVEELSKSIESGGDYQIEYKKICPIGWYKTEIVYANVDNQHELMESFTEFVMVYEHTKSKLDSFILFIRSTNLLDEWSKEYLDDKWMQSQVQQWISDGFERKTDNIGGKLDSDLIKIVRHIAQNQSVPIYHPFEERELYDLDKIAYKVIDFPPRLKHEYLDEEFSKSETLWKVFYKSLIRFETAVDAAIINIIYQPTPQSTLTVINLLKTEDRELTEVEKEEVKARDRCTCLCCGVNTKGKLQIDHIKPFSMGGKTSIENSQTLCVTCNRCKGQNEIDFRCNTTKLINPKNLDLSFISEGEKAIKTITRVVNFFYHCKAVSKIDWEVYTYTYNIYLYPSNNPEWLLKHKAELLNLIQNKLGCHAEYINVTTMK from the coding sequence ATGTACGAACCCACCGATTACAAACTTATCAATCTCGATCAATTAAGAAATCAATCTGCTAACTACCACTCTAAAATACCCTTCCAGCATCAAATTGAGGCTTTTGAAGCCCTGAGTAAAACATTTAAATTTGGCAGCGAAAAACCGGGTAGTGGAATCTTAGTACTTCCTACGGGTGCTGGCAAGACATTTACCGCTGTCAGATGGTTATCCGATCATGTAATCCCTAAAAATATTAAAATCCTTTGGTTAGCTCCTTCATTTTACTTGTTGGATCAAGCATTCGATACCTTTGAAAAAGGTGCTAAGGATATTCCAGAGCCTAAGAAAACGTTAAATATTAGGTGCGTTTCTAGTAATCCTTCTCATGCCAAAGCTTCATCAATACAACTAACTGATGATATTGTCATCATGACAATACAAACAGCTATCAATAATTTACATACTGATGCTCTAGATAGATTTGGTAATAAATTTGAGACAGCTTTTAAAAAATTTATTGATTATTGTAGAGAGACAGGACTTTTTGTTGTAGTTGATGAAGCTCACCATTCCCCTGCCTATGGTTGCAGAAACTTATTGATTGGTGAAAAAGATTCTGCTTTAGGACTTCGAGGATTATTTCCACAGTTAAATCTGCTTGGTCTAACAGCTACACCAACGTATAATGATAAGGCTAGAAGAGGTTGGCTTTGGAAAATATTTGAGAATGAAATTATTTATGAAGCTAAAAAAGAAAGTTTAATATTACAAGGAATTTTAGCTAAATCTAATTATATTGAAGTCTCAACTGGTAAAGAATGGGAAATTGATGATGGATTATACGAACGGTTAGTTAAGCAACATAAAGACCTCCCAGAATCAATTATTGAGAAACTTGCAACTGATAAACCGAGAAACAATTTTATAGCAGATGCTTATGTATCAAATAAAGATAGCTATGGTAAAACAATTATCTTTGCTGATCGTTGGTTTCAATGCATCTATATAAAAGAAAAGCTTCTCGAAAAGGGCGTTAGAGTAGACGCAATTTATTCACATATAGATGCCGATCCTGGCTCTGCTGATGCAAGAAATAAACGTACTCAAAGTGATAATCAAAGGATTTTGGATGAATTTAAGAATAATAAGCTTGATGTTTTAATAAATGTACGGATGTTAACAGAGGGTGCTGACATTCCTAATGTTAAAACTGTATTTATTACTCGCCAAACAACAAGCTCTATCTTAATGACTCAAATGATTGGTAGAGCATTAAGGGGTGAAAAAGTAGGAGGTAGTGCTGAGGCGAATATTGTTCTATTCTTCGATGACTGGAAACGTTTAGTTGATTGGGCTAACCCAAAAGATAGCGATACCATAGATAAAGAAAAAGTCTCTGTAAAAGGATATTACCCACTTGAATATATTTCTATTCGTCTAGTTGAGGAATTATCAAAATCAATAGAAAGTGGTGGAGATTATCAAATAGAATACAAAAAAATATGCCCTATTGGTTGGTATAAAACTGAAATTGTGTATGCTAATGTTGATAATCAACATGAATTAATGGAATCATTTACTGAATTTGTCATGGTATATGAACATACAAAATCAAAACTTGATTCATTTATTCTCTTTATTCGTTCTACAAACTTATTAGATGAATGGTCTAAAGAATATCTTGATGATAAATGGATGCAGTCTCAAGTACAACAATGGATAAGTGACGGATTTGAACGCAAAACTGACAATATTGGTGGAAAGCTTGATTCAGATTTAATTAAGATTGTTCGCCACATTGCTCAAAATCAATCTGTACCTATATACCATCCATTTGAGGAAAGAGAACTGTATGACTTAGATAAAATTGCTTATAAAGTAATTGATTTCCCCCCTCGCTTAAAACATGAATATTTAGACGAAGAGTTTTCTAAATCTGAGACATTGTGGAAAGTTTTTTATAAAAGTTTGATTCGATTTGAAACAGCAGTTGACGCAGCGATTATAAATATTATTTATCAGCCTACACCTCAATCTACTCTAACTGTAATTAATTTATTAAAAACAGAGGATAGAGAATTAACCGAAGTAGAAAAAGAAGAAGTTAAAGCACGAGATAGGTGTACTTGTCTATGTTGTGGAGTAAATACCAAAGGTAAATTACAAATCGATCATATTAAACCGTTTTCTATGGGCGGTAAAACATCTATAGAAAACTCACAAACTCTGTGTGTTACTTGCAATAGATGTAAAGGTCAGAATGAAATTGATTTTCGGTGTAATACAACGAAATTGATTAATCCAAAAAATCTTGATTTATCATTTATATCAGAAGGTGAAAAGGCTATAAAGACTATAACAAGAGTAGTTAACTTCTTTTACCATTGCAAAGCAGTTTCCAAAATTGATTGGGAAGTATATACTTACACTTACAATATATATTTGTACCCTAGTAACAATCCTGAATGGTTGCTTAAACATAAAGCAGAACTTCTTAACTTAATTCAAAATAAGCTTGGTTGTCATGCTGAATATATTAATGTTACTACGATGAAATAA
- a CDS encoding DUF1257 domain-containing protein, protein MSHFSTLRTKITDAEILKASLRDLGISTKTEADVRGYNGQRVRSDIVAVLEGEYDLGWSRNSDGSFDLIADLWGVAKKHNQTELINSINQKYAVNKTLAEVKQRGLQNANVKLVLQ, encoded by the coding sequence ATGTCTCATTTTAGCACTCTGCGTACCAAGATCACCGATGCTGAAATCCTCAAAGCTTCCCTGCGCGACCTAGGTATCAGCACAAAAACTGAAGCTGATGTTCGTGGTTATAACGGTCAGCGCGTGCGTTCCGATATCGTAGCTGTTTTGGAAGGCGAATATGATCTAGGTTGGTCTCGCAATAGCGATGGTTCTTTTGACCTAATCGCTGACTTGTGGGGCGTTGCTAAAAAGCACAACCAAACCGAGTTGATCAATTCTATCAACCAAAAATATGCAGTTAACAAAACATTGGCTGAAGTAAAACAGCGCGGTCTGCAAAACGCCAATGTGAAGTTGGTATTGCAATAA
- a CDS encoding AAA family ATPase → MKEELNILIQAQYPLIYLVTSEEERAEQAISTIAQTLKPQRRVFVWTVTHGIVEYGQPRNVTQHNTVSPEAAIEWIIRQREPGIFILKDLHPFIDAPATNRSLRDAIASFRGMQKNIVLMSPMQQVPIELEKEVVVLDFKLPDMSELNKVLTHHIEQNRGRRLTTEAREKLLKAALGLTKDEAEKVYRKAQVTTGRLTEEEVDIVLSEKKQLIRRNGILEYIEEDETIDAVGGLEELKNWLKQRSNAFTERAREYGLPQPKGMLILGVPGCGKSLIAKTTSRLWGLPLLRLDMGRVYDGSMVGRSEANLRNALKTAESISPAILFIDELDKSFAGSTGSSDSDGGTSSRIFGSFLTWMQEKKSPVFVMATANRVERLPGEFLRKGRFDEIFFVDLPTSEERQDIYKIHLTKRREDISRFDLEQLAKMSDGFSGAEIEQALVAAMYEAFAQDREFTQLDIIAALKATLPLSRTMQEQVTALRDWARQRARPAASSVAEYQRMEF, encoded by the coding sequence ATGAAAGAAGAGCTCAATATTTTAATTCAAGCTCAATACCCTCTAATCTACCTTGTGACCTCCGAGGAAGAGCGGGCTGAGCAAGCAATTTCCACAATTGCCCAAACTTTAAAGCCCCAACGCCGAGTGTTTGTTTGGACAGTAACTCACGGCATCGTGGAGTATGGTCAACCCCGGAATGTCACCCAGCACAATACTGTTTCTCCAGAGGCGGCTATTGAGTGGATCATCCGGCAAAGAGAACCTGGTATATTTATTCTTAAAGATTTACATCCATTTATTGATGCGCCTGCTACAAATAGATCTTTACGTGATGCGATCGCTAGCTTCAGAGGTATGCAAAAGAACATCGTTTTGATGTCTCCTATGCAGCAAGTACCCATTGAACTAGAAAAAGAAGTTGTAGTTCTCGATTTTAAATTACCTGATATGTCTGAGTTAAACAAAGTTTTAACTCACCATATTGAGCAAAATCGCGGACGAAGACTCACAACAGAGGCGCGAGAAAAGCTTCTTAAAGCAGCTTTGGGTTTAACCAAAGATGAAGCTGAGAAAGTGTATCGTAAGGCACAAGTAACTACAGGCCGCCTAACGGAAGAAGAAGTAGATATAGTTCTATCTGAGAAAAAGCAACTGATTCGGCGTAATGGCATCTTAGAATACATAGAAGAAGATGAAACCATTGATGCTGTAGGTGGCTTAGAAGAACTGAAAAACTGGCTCAAGCAGCGTTCTAACGCCTTTACAGAAAGAGCTAGAGAATATGGTTTACCTCAACCAAAAGGAATGCTAATTTTAGGGGTTCCGGGCTGTGGTAAGTCATTAATTGCCAAAACTACCTCTAGGTTGTGGGGTTTGCCACTCTTAAGGTTAGATATGGGTCGAGTCTACGATGGCTCGATGGTAGGGCGGAGTGAAGCAAATCTACGTAATGCCCTCAAGACAGCAGAATCAATCTCTCCAGCGATTTTGTTTATTGACGAATTGGATAAATCCTTTGCAGGTAGTACAGGTTCATCTGATTCTGATGGCGGCACATCTAGTAGAATTTTTGGTTCTTTCCTCACCTGGATGCAAGAGAAAAAATCTCCAGTGTTTGTGATGGCAACTGCTAACCGAGTTGAACGTTTGCCTGGAGAATTTTTAAGGAAAGGTCGTTTTGACGAAATTTTCTTTGTAGATTTGCCCACATCTGAAGAACGGCAGGATATTTACAAAATTCACCTGACAAAGCGTCGTGAAGACATCTCTCGCTTCGATTTAGAGCAACTAGCTAAGATGTCCGATGGTTTTTCTGGGGCAGAAATTGAACAAGCGCTCGTTGCGGCAATGTATGAAGCATTTGCCCAAGACCGTGAGTTCACCCAACTAGATATTATTGCTGCACTTAAGGCGACTTTGCCATTGTCTCGTACCATGCAAGAACAGGTAACAGCCCTTAGAGATTGGGCTAGACAGCGCGCACGCCCTGCGGCATCCTCTGTTGCTGAATATCAGCGAATGGAGTTTTAA
- a CDS encoding NAD-dependent epimerase/dehydratase family protein: protein MKVLVIGGDGYCGWATALYLSNRGYDVGILDSLVRRHWDNELGIETLTPIAPIQQRLQRWQDLTGKSIDLFIGDITNYEFLKKVLHQFEPNAIVHFGEQRSAPFSMIDREHAVLTQVNNVVGTLNLLYAMREDFPDCHMVKLGTMGEYGTPNIDIEEGYITIEHNGRKDTLPYPKQPGSMYHLSKVHDSHNIHFACRVWGLRATDLNQGIVYGVLTEETGMDELLINRLDYDGVFGTALNRFCIQAAIAHPLTVYGKGGQTRGFLDIRDTVRCVELAIANPAEPGEFRVFNQFTELFSVGDLALMVKKAGNAMGLNVDINHLDNPRVEKEEHYFNAKNTKLLDLGLQPHYLSDSLLDSLLNFAIKYQKRADHKQILPKVSWHRQSKA, encoded by the coding sequence ATGAAAGTCCTGGTTATTGGTGGAGATGGGTATTGCGGTTGGGCAACTGCACTTTACCTTTCCAATCGAGGTTATGATGTTGGGATTTTAGATAGTTTGGTGCGGCGGCACTGGGATAATGAACTGGGTATCGAAACTCTGACTCCGATCGCGCCAATTCAGCAACGTCTCCAGCGCTGGCAAGATTTGACTGGCAAATCTATCGACCTATTCATCGGCGACATTACTAATTACGAATTTCTCAAAAAAGTACTACACCAATTTGAGCCTAATGCCATAGTGCATTTTGGTGAACAGCGTTCAGCTCCTTTTTCGATGATTGACCGTGAACATGCAGTTCTTACCCAGGTCAATAACGTAGTCGGTACTTTGAACTTACTGTATGCCATGCGGGAAGATTTCCCCGATTGCCACATGGTGAAGTTGGGAACAATGGGTGAATACGGTACGCCCAACATCGATATTGAAGAAGGGTACATTACCATTGAACACAATGGGCGCAAAGATACCCTGCCTTATCCCAAACAGCCCGGTTCCATGTATCATCTAAGCAAAGTCCATGATAGCCATAATATTCACTTTGCTTGCCGAGTTTGGGGATTACGGGCTACAGATTTAAACCAAGGAATAGTTTACGGCGTTCTCACCGAAGAAACGGGAATGGACGAACTGTTAATTAATCGCCTTGATTATGATGGAGTATTCGGTACAGCACTGAATCGTTTTTGCATTCAAGCAGCGATCGCTCACCCCCTAACCGTCTACGGTAAAGGTGGGCAAACTCGTGGATTTTTAGATATCCGAGATACAGTGCGCTGTGTGGAATTAGCGATCGCTAATCCCGCCGAACCAGGAGAGTTCCGCGTCTTTAACCAATTTACCGAACTATTCAGTGTTGGTGATTTGGCGTTAATGGTGAAAAAAGCCGGGAATGCAATGGGGCTAAATGTAGACATCAATCACTTAGATAACCCCAGAGTTGAAAAAGAAGAACATTACTTCAATGCTAAAAACACCAAACTTTTGGATCTAGGTTTACAGCCTCACTATCTCTCAGATTCTCTGCTTGATTCTTTGTTGAATTTTGCGATCAAGTATCAAAAACGAGCAGATCACAAACAAATTCTGCCCAAAGTCTCTTGGCATCGTCAAAGCAAAGCATGA
- a CDS encoding glycosyltransferase family 4 protein: protein MRIALFTETFLPKVDGIVTRLRHTVDHLQRHGNEVLVIAPDGGITEHKGAKVYGVTGFPLPLYPELKMALPRPSIGYALEEFQPDIIHVVNPAVLGLSGIFYSKVLKIPLVASYHTHLPQYLQHYGLGMLEGFLWELLKGAHNQAALNLCTSTAMMEELTAHGIERVHVWQRGVDTELFHPDLASIEMRSRLSQNHPESPLLLYVGRLSAEKEIERIKPILEAIPQARLALVGDGPHRQALEKYFAGTNTHFVGYLIGQELGAAFASADAFVFPSRTETLGLVLLEAMAAGCPVVAARSGGIPDIVTEGVNGYLFEPTADIQDAISATTRLLEHKQERDIIRQNARREAESWGWAAATSQLQDYYQKVVFAEQLTPAVY from the coding sequence ATGAGAATCGCCCTCTTCACCGAAACCTTTTTGCCGAAGGTTGATGGTATTGTTACCCGCTTGCGTCATACCGTTGACCATTTACAACGTCATGGAAACGAAGTTTTGGTAATTGCCCCTGACGGTGGCATTACTGAACACAAAGGAGCTAAAGTTTACGGAGTTACCGGCTTTCCCTTGCCATTGTATCCAGAGTTGAAAATGGCATTACCCCGCCCTAGCATTGGTTATGCACTAGAAGAGTTTCAGCCAGACATTATTCATGTTGTGAACCCAGCAGTTTTAGGATTGTCTGGGATTTTTTATAGCAAAGTTCTTAAAATTCCTTTAGTAGCTTCTTACCATACACATTTACCCCAATATCTCCAACATTATGGTTTGGGAATGTTAGAAGGGTTTCTTTGGGAATTACTCAAAGGCGCTCATAATCAAGCTGCATTAAATCTTTGCACCTCTACAGCGATGATGGAGGAATTAACAGCACATGGAATCGAAAGGGTGCATGTATGGCAACGGGGGGTAGATACAGAATTATTCCATCCTGATTTAGCTAGTATAGAGATGCGATCGCGTCTGTCACAAAATCACCCGGAAAGTCCTTTACTTCTCTACGTCGGTCGCCTTTCGGCCGAAAAAGAAATTGAGCGCATCAAACCAATATTAGAAGCAATTCCCCAAGCGCGATTGGCATTAGTAGGCGATGGCCCCCACCGCCAAGCCCTAGAAAAATATTTTGCTGGCACAAATACTCATTTTGTCGGATATTTGATTGGGCAAGAATTAGGTGCTGCTTTTGCTAGCGCTGATGCGTTTGTCTTTCCTTCCCGCACAGAAACACTAGGTTTAGTATTGCTAGAAGCAATGGCTGCTGGTTGTCCAGTCGTAGCAGCTCGTTCTGGCGGCATTCCTGATATTGTCACAGAAGGCGTAAATGGATATCTCTTTGAGCCGACAGCAGATATTCAAGATGCCATTTCTGCTACTACTCGCCTTTTAGAACACAAACAAGAACGAGATATCATTCGTCAAAATGCTCGCCGGGAAGCAGAAAGTTGGGGATGGGCAGCTGCCACTAGCCAACTGCAAGATTACTATCAAAAGGTAGTATTTGCAGAACAATTGACACCAGCAGTTTATTGA